In the genome of Myxococcus stipitatus, one region contains:
- a CDS encoding SOS response-associated peptidase produces MCGRVTVRTSPDQLVVELGLAGIRTAVDRPRFNLAPTQLMPVVPNDGARMLDAFRWGLIPSWAKEASIGSKLINARGETVAEKPSFRSALKRRRCLVLVDGWYEWKQSTKPKTPFLFQRGDGKPLALAGLWEEWTAPDTGEVLRTCTIITTGPNTLMAPIHDRMPVILPPQAQEVWLRPEPQDASVLLPLLVPAVDGGLEAYEVARVVNSPTNDVPECVARVAA; encoded by the coding sequence ATGTGTGGCCGAGTCACCGTCCGAACGTCTCCTGATCAGCTCGTCGTGGAACTGGGCCTCGCCGGCATTCGCACGGCGGTGGACCGTCCGCGCTTCAACCTGGCCCCCACGCAGCTCATGCCCGTGGTGCCCAATGATGGCGCGCGGATGTTGGATGCCTTCCGCTGGGGACTCATCCCCTCGTGGGCGAAGGAGGCCAGCATCGGCAGCAAGCTCATCAACGCGCGAGGGGAGACCGTGGCGGAGAAGCCCAGCTTCCGCAGCGCGCTGAAGCGGCGCCGGTGCCTGGTTCTGGTGGATGGCTGGTACGAGTGGAAGCAGTCGACGAAGCCGAAGACGCCCTTCCTCTTCCAGCGTGGAGACGGAAAGCCGCTGGCGCTCGCGGGGCTGTGGGAGGAGTGGACGGCGCCGGACACGGGCGAGGTGCTGCGCACCTGCACCATCATCACCACCGGCCCCAACACGCTGATGGCGCCCATCCACGACCGGATGCCCGTCATCCTCCCGCCCCAGGCGCAGGAGGTGTGGCTGCGCCCCGAGCCGCAGGACGCGTCCGTGTTGCTGCCCCTGCTCGTGCCCGCCGTTGATGGCGGGCTGGAGGCCTACGAGGTGGCGCGCGTGGTCAACTCGCCCACGAATGACGTGCCCGAGTGCGTGGCGCGAGTGGCCGCGTAG
- a CDS encoding LytR/AlgR family response regulator transcription factor, whose translation MAELSVLLVDDEPLARRGLRQALDRHTDMVVCGECRDGREAVEAIASLKPKLVLLDVQMPELDGFGVIREVGVARMPAVIFITAYDAFAVRAFDAHAVDYLVKPFADERFDEALSRARSRLRQEEAAELGRKLAALLSDASARPVSAPVQDAVKTPVEPGLGRLLVKVGTRSVLVPVTDIDWIAADDYCVTLHVGDKEYVLRESLAALESQLEAERFVRIHRSAIVNVERIRELHHDSPTETVVVLSTGQRLRVSRGRKDVLERRLGRAR comes from the coding sequence GTGGCTGAGCTGAGTGTCCTCCTGGTGGATGACGAGCCGTTGGCGCGGCGAGGCTTGCGGCAGGCCCTGGACCGTCACACGGACATGGTGGTGTGTGGGGAGTGCCGCGACGGGCGCGAAGCGGTGGAGGCCATCGCGTCGCTGAAGCCGAAGCTGGTGCTGCTCGACGTGCAGATGCCGGAGCTGGATGGCTTTGGGGTCATCCGCGAGGTGGGCGTGGCCCGGATGCCCGCGGTCATCTTCATCACCGCGTATGACGCCTTCGCCGTGCGCGCGTTCGATGCGCATGCGGTGGACTATCTGGTGAAGCCCTTCGCGGACGAGCGCTTCGACGAGGCCCTGAGCCGCGCGCGCTCACGGCTGCGGCAGGAGGAGGCGGCGGAGCTGGGGCGGAAGCTCGCGGCGCTGCTCTCGGACGCGTCGGCCCGGCCCGTCTCCGCGCCGGTGCAGGACGCCGTGAAGACACCCGTGGAGCCGGGGCTGGGCCGGCTGCTGGTGAAGGTGGGGACGCGCTCGGTGCTCGTGCCGGTGACGGACATCGATTGGATCGCGGCCGACGACTACTGCGTCACGCTGCACGTGGGCGACAAGGAGTACGTGCTGCGAGAGAGCCTCGCGGCGCTGGAGTCCCAGCTGGAGGCCGAGCGGTTCGTGCGCATCCACCGCTCGGCCATCGTCAACGTGGAGCGCATTCGCGAGCTCCACCATGACTCACCCACGGAGACGGTGGTGGTGCTGAGCACCGGTCAGCGCCTGCGCGTCAGCCGTGGTCGCAAGGACGTGCTGGAGCGCAGGCTCGGACGGGCTCGCTAG
- a CDS encoding sensor histidine kinase, translated as MSPVEQTPSSPWRRVLKWAAIWSAPGMFSGVETYFFSLSAQRPMPFWRAVLTQLPAWYVWVPLTPLLLHLVRRWPLGRPFRAKAWAGHGVTCLGVGGLFALVYSLCQQAFSSGLAAAGSLSFSTMVLRYAVGWMPMMAMTYAAVVAVAQSLASQERAREKERQAAALAVELAEARLLALQVQLHPHFLFNTLNAIVVLVRANETDTAARMLVLLSDILRRLLQQGATQEVSLRDEVSVLSRYLEIQQLRFQDRLRVTWEVDDALLDARVPNLVLQPLVENAIRHGVSARSAAGRLRIGARRKGDALELVVEDDGPGLPEGFDVERSPGIGLSNTRARLSQLYGEAGRVSVGAPSQGVGTVATVLLPLQPFVAAPVAGGARG; from the coding sequence GTGAGCCCCGTGGAACAGACGCCGTCCAGCCCGTGGCGGCGAGTGCTGAAGTGGGCCGCCATCTGGTCCGCTCCCGGGATGTTCTCCGGCGTGGAAACGTACTTCTTCAGCCTGTCGGCGCAGCGGCCCATGCCGTTCTGGCGCGCCGTCCTGACGCAGCTTCCGGCCTGGTACGTGTGGGTCCCCCTCACGCCGCTGCTGCTCCACCTGGTGCGGCGCTGGCCCTTGGGCAGACCCTTCCGAGCGAAGGCCTGGGCGGGCCATGGCGTGACGTGCCTGGGCGTGGGGGGCCTCTTCGCCCTGGTGTACTCGCTGTGCCAGCAGGCCTTCTCCTCGGGCCTGGCGGCGGCCGGGTCGCTGTCCTTCTCGACGATGGTGCTGCGCTACGCCGTGGGCTGGATGCCCATGATGGCGATGACGTACGCGGCGGTGGTGGCGGTGGCGCAGTCGCTGGCTTCGCAGGAGCGCGCGCGGGAGAAGGAGCGGCAGGCGGCGGCGCTAGCCGTCGAGCTCGCGGAGGCCCGGCTCCTGGCCCTCCAGGTCCAGCTCCATCCCCACTTCTTGTTCAACACGCTCAACGCCATCGTCGTGCTGGTGCGCGCGAACGAGACGGACACGGCCGCGAGGATGCTCGTGCTGTTGAGCGACATCCTGCGCCGGCTGCTCCAGCAGGGCGCGACGCAAGAGGTCTCCTTGCGGGACGAAGTCTCCGTGCTGTCTCGCTACCTGGAGATTCAGCAGCTGCGCTTCCAGGACCGGCTGCGCGTGACGTGGGAGGTGGATGACGCGCTCCTCGACGCGCGAGTCCCGAACCTGGTGCTCCAGCCGCTGGTGGAGAACGCCATCCGCCACGGTGTCTCCGCGCGCTCCGCGGCGGGCCGGTTGCGCATCGGTGCTCGGCGGAAGGGAGACGCGCTGGAGCTGGTGGTGGAGGACGATGGACCCGGCCTCCCCGAGGGCTTCGACGTGGAGCGCAGCCCAGGCATCGGGCTGTCGAACACGCGGGCGCGGCTCTCGCAGCTCTATGGCGAGGCGGGGCGCGTGAGCGTGGGCGCGCCGTCGCAAGGTGTGGGCACGGTGGCCACCGTCCTGCTTCCGCTCCAGCCCTTCGTCGCGGCGCCCGTGGCTGGAGGCGCGCGTGGCTGA
- a CDS encoding VOC family protein, protein MAIGRTKAVPTLAVTDLGAARRFYSEVLGFEELHDVGEEEGAAMYEVSDGSFLLLYERSTPSGSTATSCAFAVEDVEATADALRRAGVKLEDYDIPEMGIQTKNGIATMGDIKSAWFKDPSGNILAIDNSLSLLERRGRESRTGAPQEQEGLHA, encoded by the coding sequence ATGGCCATTGGAAGAACGAAGGCGGTCCCCACCCTCGCGGTGACGGACCTGGGCGCGGCGCGAAGGTTCTACTCGGAGGTGCTGGGGTTCGAGGAACTTCACGACGTCGGGGAGGAAGAAGGCGCCGCCATGTACGAGGTGAGCGACGGGTCCTTCCTGCTGCTCTACGAGCGCTCGACGCCGTCCGGCTCCACCGCCACCTCCTGCGCGTTCGCCGTGGAGGACGTGGAGGCCACCGCCGATGCGCTGCGGCGCGCGGGCGTGAAGCTCGAGGACTACGACATTCCCGAGATGGGCATCCAGACGAAGAACGGCATCGCCACGATGGGCGACATCAAGTCCGCCTGGTTCAAGGACCCGTCCGGCAACATCCTCGCCATCGACAACTCCCTCTCCCTGCTGGAGCGCCGAGGCCGCGAGTCACGCACGGGCGCGCCCCAGGAACAGGAAGGCCTGCATGCCTGA
- the dgt gene encoding dGTP triphosphohydrolase, with product MGSSGRTEQWRRFLSGHRVGSDLKPAEALVERPPVQEEHLPLDERTPYDVDYDRIVFSSEFRCLHDKTQVFPLSTSDYTRTRLTHSIEASCVGRSLGQLAGRGLKMQDVKVEPSHLGTIVAAACLAHDIGNPPFGHSGEAAIQHWVEQRLVAPGTPERSSPFKSREEWKDLESFEGNAQGFRILNRLQSRERRGGLRYTAATLGAMSKYPRPSVLPGGRASEKARVSEKKFGYFQDDRELALEAYRAAGLREREEGVFSRHPLAFLVEAADDICYAVIDLEDSAKLGLIPTKEACELLDAVLPAPVKSDARPPPAHPETRMAQARARAIGVLIQASVRVFLEHVEAMEAGEWETPLVSARDDVRLPLKVIKEHTRRHGYENERVLQIESAGFKTLGGLLDMFAAAVVTDAPNREEKKLRQLLPLELFQRSDAPLRGEDIDGALARLSKYQRLLCVTDYISGMTDGFAVALYQRLSGIKLPT from the coding sequence GTGGGTAGCAGCGGTCGAACGGAGCAGTGGCGGCGGTTTCTTTCGGGACACCGGGTGGGCTCGGACCTGAAGCCCGCGGAGGCGCTGGTGGAGCGGCCTCCCGTCCAGGAGGAGCACCTGCCGCTGGATGAGCGCACGCCGTACGACGTGGACTACGACCGCATCGTCTTCTCCAGCGAGTTTCGTTGCCTGCACGACAAGACGCAGGTCTTCCCCCTGTCGACGAGCGACTACACGCGCACGCGGCTGACGCACAGCATCGAGGCGTCCTGTGTGGGGCGCTCCCTGGGTCAGCTCGCGGGCCGGGGGCTGAAGATGCAGGACGTGAAGGTGGAGCCCTCGCACCTGGGCACCATCGTCGCCGCGGCGTGCCTGGCGCATGACATCGGCAATCCGCCCTTCGGCCACTCGGGCGAGGCGGCCATCCAGCACTGGGTGGAGCAGCGGCTCGTGGCGCCCGGGACGCCGGAGCGCTCGAGCCCCTTCAAGTCTCGCGAGGAGTGGAAGGACCTGGAGAGCTTCGAGGGCAACGCGCAGGGCTTCCGAATCCTCAACCGCCTCCAGTCCCGCGAGCGGCGCGGCGGTCTGCGCTACACGGCGGCGACGCTGGGCGCGATGAGCAAGTACCCCCGGCCCTCGGTGCTGCCGGGCGGGCGCGCGTCGGAGAAGGCGCGCGTGTCGGAGAAGAAGTTCGGTTACTTCCAGGACGACCGCGAGCTGGCGCTGGAGGCGTATCGCGCCGCGGGGCTGCGGGAGCGCGAGGAGGGCGTCTTCTCCCGGCATCCATTGGCCTTCCTCGTCGAGGCGGCGGATGACATCTGCTACGCGGTCATCGACCTGGAGGACTCCGCGAAGCTGGGGCTGATTCCCACGAAGGAGGCCTGCGAGCTCCTGGACGCGGTGCTGCCCGCTCCGGTGAAGAGTGATGCGCGACCTCCGCCGGCGCACCCCGAGACGCGCATGGCGCAGGCACGCGCGAGGGCCATCGGTGTGCTCATCCAGGCGTCGGTGCGCGTGTTCCTGGAGCACGTGGAGGCGATGGAGGCAGGGGAGTGGGAGACGCCGCTCGTCTCCGCGCGCGACGATGTCCGCCTGCCGCTGAAGGTCATCAAGGAGCACACGCGGCGCCACGGCTACGAGAACGAGCGCGTGCTGCAAATCGAGAGCGCGGGCTTCAAGACGCTGGGCGGCCTGCTGGACATGTTCGCGGCGGCGGTGGTGACGGACGCGCCGAACCGCGAGGAGAAGAAGCTGCGGCAGCTCCTCCCCCTGGAACTGTTCCAGCGCTCGGACGCGCCGCTGCGTGGAGAGGACATCGACGGAGCGCTGGCGCGGTTGTCCAAGTACCAGCGACTCCTGTGTGTCACGGACTACATCTCCGGCATGACGGATGGCTTCGCGGTGGCGCTCTACCAGCGGCTGTCGGGCATCAAGCTGCCGACCTAG
- a CDS encoding OmpA family protein — protein MKLKALCIAVSLVALPGVAAAQSPFDSIKKAAGDAGKASVEKRVNTKLTDEAKKNQCSFKTGTAELAPGCDAKLKKLASALIDAKKQLTAAGVKSYKFEVSGHTDSTGDAAKNKKLSEERAETIVKELVSRGIERGEINAVGFGAERPLVKPDNTEAKKAKNRRYELQVRL, from the coding sequence ATGAAGCTCAAGGCGTTGTGCATCGCCGTGTCGCTGGTCGCTCTCCCGGGCGTGGCCGCCGCGCAGAGCCCCTTCGATTCCATCAAGAAGGCCGCGGGCGACGCGGGCAAGGCCTCCGTCGAGAAGCGCGTCAACACCAAGCTGACCGATGAGGCGAAGAAGAACCAGTGCAGCTTCAAGACGGGCACCGCGGAGCTGGCCCCGGGCTGCGACGCGAAGCTCAAGAAGCTGGCCTCCGCGCTCATCGACGCCAAGAAGCAGCTCACCGCCGCGGGCGTGAAGAGCTACAAGTTCGAGGTCTCCGGCCACACCGACTCGACGGGTGACGCCGCCAAGAACAAGAAGCTCAGCGAGGAGCGCGCGGAGACCATCGTCAAGGAGCTGGTCTCGCGTGGCATCGAGCGCGGCGAAATCAACGCCGTGGGCTTCGGCGCCGAGCGCCCCCTGGTGAAGCCGGACAACACCGAGGCCAAGAAGGCCAAGAATCGCCGGTACGAGCTCCAGGTCCGCCTGTAG
- a CDS encoding GMC oxidoreductase, whose amino-acid sequence MDCDWLIIGSGFGGSASALRLTEKGYRVVMLEKGRRLGAADFPKTNWNLKRWMWMPRLGWRGLFKMTFFRHVTVLSGVGVGGGSLVYANTLPVPKDDFFEAPSWGHLASWKQELSEHYLTARRMLGATVNPLITEPDRVLQQVGQDLGRTDFQPTTVAVYFGEPGVTVKDPYFGGEGPDRTGCIACGGCMLGCRHGAKNTLDRNYLYLAEKRGLSLHADTEATWVRPLPGGGYEVEARQGSGWLPRRKRRFLARNVIFAGGVLGTLDLLLRLKEHPEGLPRLSERLGDGVRTNSEALIGIISGRKELDLSKGIAIGSILHTDERSHLEPVRYPSGSGFFRLLMAPQVRGARMLSRVARLVGLLARHPLRFLKAWFVPNFARRSVVLLYMRTLEGHLRMRRGRGLSTGLRKGLVTGLQAGPAPTANMPEAFDLARRVSDKLDGYPMTLVSETVLGIPTTAHILGGCCMGDSAETGVIDHRHRVFGYEGLYVVDGSAVSANPGVNPSLTITALAERAMAFIPRAREVDEEAPSGEMAPLKQVNR is encoded by the coding sequence ATGGATTGCGACTGGCTCATCATCGGTTCGGGCTTTGGCGGGAGTGCCAGTGCGCTGCGGTTGACCGAGAAGGGCTACCGCGTGGTGATGCTGGAGAAGGGCCGGCGGCTGGGCGCCGCGGACTTTCCGAAGACGAACTGGAACCTGAAGCGCTGGATGTGGATGCCCCGGCTTGGCTGGCGAGGGCTCTTCAAGATGACGTTCTTCCGGCACGTCACCGTGTTGTCGGGCGTGGGCGTGGGCGGAGGCTCGCTCGTCTACGCGAACACCCTGCCGGTTCCGAAGGACGACTTCTTCGAGGCGCCCTCCTGGGGCCACCTCGCTTCGTGGAAGCAGGAGCTGTCCGAGCACTACCTCACCGCGAGGCGGATGCTGGGCGCCACCGTCAATCCGCTCATCACCGAGCCGGACCGGGTCCTCCAGCAGGTGGGCCAGGACCTGGGCCGGACGGACTTCCAGCCCACGACGGTGGCCGTGTACTTCGGCGAGCCGGGGGTCACCGTGAAGGACCCCTACTTCGGTGGGGAGGGGCCGGACCGCACCGGCTGCATCGCCTGTGGCGGCTGCATGTTGGGCTGCAGGCACGGCGCGAAGAACACGCTGGACCGCAACTACCTCTACCTCGCGGAGAAGCGGGGCCTGTCGCTGCACGCCGACACCGAGGCGACGTGGGTGCGTCCGCTGCCAGGGGGTGGCTACGAGGTGGAGGCGCGTCAGGGCTCGGGCTGGCTGCCTCGGAGGAAGCGGCGCTTCCTCGCGCGCAACGTCATCTTCGCGGGGGGCGTGCTGGGCACCCTGGACCTGTTGCTGCGGCTCAAGGAGCACCCGGAGGGACTCCCCCGCCTGTCGGAGCGCCTGGGGGACGGCGTGCGCACCAACTCCGAGGCGCTCATCGGCATCATCAGCGGGCGCAAGGAGCTGGACCTCTCGAAGGGCATCGCCATCGGCTCCATCCTCCACACCGACGAGCGCTCGCACCTGGAGCCGGTGCGTTATCCGTCGGGCTCGGGGTTCTTCCGGTTGCTGATGGCGCCCCAGGTGCGCGGCGCGAGGATGCTCTCTCGAGTGGCCCGACTCGTGGGCCTGCTCGCGCGGCACCCGCTGCGCTTCCTCAAGGCGTGGTTCGTCCCGAACTTCGCGCGGCGCTCCGTGGTGCTCCTCTACATGCGCACGCTGGAAGGCCACCTGCGCATGCGGCGCGGGCGCGGGCTGAGCACGGGGCTGCGCAAGGGACTCGTCACCGGGCTGCAAGCAGGCCCCGCGCCCACGGCCAACATGCCCGAGGCATTCGACCTGGCCCGGCGTGTCTCGGACAAGCTGGACGGCTACCCGATGACGTTGGTGAGCGAGACGGTGCTGGGCATCCCCACGACGGCGCACATCCTTGGAGGGTGCTGCATGGGGGACTCGGCGGAGACGGGCGTCATCGACCATCGCCACCGCGTCTTCGGCTACGAGGGCCTGTACGTGGTGGACGGCTCGGCCGTCTCCGCGAACCCCGGCGTCAATCCCTCGCTCACCATCACCGCGCTCGCCGAGCGCGCCATGGCGTTCATCCCACGCGCGCGGGAGGTGGACGAGGAGGCGCCATCCGGTGAGATGGCGCCCTTGAAGCAGGTGAACCGCTGA
- a CDS encoding alpha/beta hydrolase, which yields MRHFPGPHSGLEPPSVRPVLRCLLTASWLVLSLAGCVVTREAAPAPQVDTSGRLDARPGQVTGTRVAPGAHPLGLGGARDGLLYVPKSHRPDQPAPLMLVLHGSRGNAGQMLQALQALADSEGILLLIPDSRGLTWDDKMGKHGEDLVFIDRALAQVFSRHLVARERISVAGFSAGGSYALALGILNGDLFSRVLAFAPGFVHAEEPQGAPLIFVAHGDKDLVLPVEGSSRRIVAELRSAGFAVHYHEFSGGHFIPADVVQAAIQWLREAPPPASGP from the coding sequence ATGCGCCATTTCCCAGGTCCTCACTCGGGCCTCGAGCCCCCGAGTGTCCGCCCCGTCCTGCGATGCCTTCTCACGGCCTCCTGGCTGGTGCTGAGCCTCGCGGGCTGTGTCGTGACCCGTGAAGCCGCGCCCGCGCCGCAGGTGGACACCTCGGGCCGCCTGGATGCACGCCCCGGACAGGTGACGGGCACGCGCGTGGCTCCGGGCGCACATCCCCTGGGATTGGGTGGAGCGCGCGACGGCCTGCTGTACGTGCCGAAGTCCCACCGACCGGACCAGCCCGCGCCGCTGATGCTGGTGCTGCACGGCTCCAGGGGCAACGCGGGGCAGATGCTTCAAGCGCTGCAAGCGCTGGCGGATTCCGAGGGCATCCTCCTGCTCATCCCCGACTCACGAGGGCTGACGTGGGACGACAAGATGGGGAAGCACGGCGAGGACCTGGTCTTCATCGACCGCGCGCTGGCCCAGGTCTTCTCCCGTCACCTCGTGGCGCGGGAGCGCATCAGCGTGGCGGGGTTCTCCGCGGGCGGGTCCTACGCATTGGCGCTGGGAATCCTCAACGGAGACTTGTTCTCCCGCGTCCTCGCCTTCGCGCCCGGGTTCGTTCACGCGGAAGAGCCCCAGGGCGCGCCGCTCATCTTCGTCGCGCATGGGGACAAGGACCTGGTGCTCCCCGTCGAGGGGAGCAGCCGGCGCATCGTGGCGGAGCTGCGCTCGGCGGGTTTCGCGGTGCACTACCACGAGTTCTCCGGAGGCCACTTCATCCCGGCGGACGTGGTCCAGGCCGCCATCCAGTGGCTTCGCGAAGCGCCCCCTCCGGCGAGCGGCCCGTAG
- a CDS encoding alpha/beta hydrolase yields MRKRVGLWQSMVCVGLGVFVAGCATVGSAPPAAAEPVPAHQVFVLASAKLKEERRLTVYLPPGYDAAKEARFPVLYMPDGGLQEDFPHVASAVDAAIRAGELRPLLVVGIENTVRKRDMTGPSSVPRDLEWVPGAGGSAAFRDFIREELIPEVERRFRVTGERAIIGESLAGLFIMETFFLQPELFGTYLALSPSLWWNEEALVREAGARLASRADLRASLFVSSSNETEDIVPAVARLREVLQASAPPGLKWEVEPRPDLRHDNIYRSSAPTVLRKWLPPVAEAGR; encoded by the coding sequence ATGCGCAAGCGCGTTGGGCTGTGGCAGTCGATGGTGTGCGTGGGGTTGGGGGTGTTCGTCGCGGGGTGTGCGACGGTGGGCAGCGCGCCTCCCGCCGCGGCCGAGCCGGTGCCCGCGCATCAGGTCTTCGTGCTCGCGTCCGCGAAGCTGAAGGAGGAGCGCCGCCTCACCGTGTACCTGCCTCCGGGCTACGACGCGGCGAAGGAGGCCCGCTTCCCGGTGCTCTACATGCCGGACGGCGGGCTCCAGGAGGACTTCCCGCATGTCGCCAGCGCGGTGGATGCGGCGATTCGCGCCGGAGAGCTCCGGCCGTTGCTCGTGGTGGGCATCGAGAACACGGTGCGCAAGCGCGACATGACGGGGCCCTCGTCGGTTCCCAGGGATTTGGAGTGGGTGCCTGGCGCGGGGGGCTCGGCGGCGTTCCGGGACTTCATCCGCGAGGAGCTGATTCCCGAGGTGGAGAGGCGGTTCCGCGTGACGGGCGAGCGGGCCATCATCGGCGAGTCGCTCGCGGGGCTGTTCATCATGGAGACCTTCTTCCTCCAGCCGGAGCTGTTCGGCACGTACCTGGCGCTGAGCCCGAGCCTCTGGTGGAACGAGGAGGCGTTGGTGCGTGAGGCGGGAGCGCGCCTCGCGAGCCGCGCGGACCTGCGCGCGTCGCTGTTCGTGTCGTCGTCGAACGAGACGGAGGACATCGTCCCCGCCGTGGCGCGGCTGCGCGAGGTCCTCCAGGCGAGTGCGCCTCCGGGGTTGAAGTGGGAGGTCGAGCCCCGCCCGGACCTGCGCCACGACAACATCTACCGGTCATCCGCGCCGACGGTGCTGCGCAAGTGGCTGCCGCCCGTGGCCGAGGCCGGGCGGTAG
- a CDS encoding exodeoxyribonuclease III has translation MKIATWNVNSVRARQERLLEWLKSAQPDVLCLQELKCTEDDFPMEAVRAAGYHAAVHGQKTYNGVAILAKEEPRDVVKGLSDGVDDTHARLIAATVGGIRVVSAYAPNGQSLDSPQYEYKLEWYGRLRRYLDTRHNPDEALVLGGDWNIAPEDIDVYDPKEWEGQTLCSVRERDALQRLCAFGLSDAYRKLYPDTQRFSWWDYRMLAFPKNRGLRIDHLYVSAQLVPRLTGADTDREARKGKQPSDHAPVWLELRD, from the coding sequence ATGAAAATCGCCACCTGGAATGTGAACTCGGTGCGGGCGCGTCAGGAGCGGCTGCTCGAGTGGCTGAAGAGCGCGCAGCCGGATGTGCTGTGCCTTCAGGAGCTGAAGTGCACGGAGGACGACTTCCCGATGGAGGCCGTGCGCGCGGCCGGCTACCACGCGGCGGTCCACGGGCAGAAGACCTACAACGGCGTGGCCATCCTGGCGAAGGAGGAGCCTCGCGACGTGGTGAAGGGGCTGTCGGACGGCGTGGATGACACGCACGCGCGCCTCATCGCCGCGACGGTGGGGGGCATCCGCGTGGTGAGCGCGTACGCGCCCAACGGGCAGTCGTTGGACTCACCGCAGTACGAGTACAAGCTCGAGTGGTACGGCCGGCTTCGGCGCTACCTGGACACGCGGCACAACCCCGATGAGGCGCTGGTGCTCGGCGGCGACTGGAACATCGCGCCCGAGGACATCGACGTCTATGACCCGAAGGAGTGGGAGGGGCAGACGCTCTGCTCGGTGCGGGAGCGCGACGCGCTTCAGCGCCTGTGCGCCTTCGGGCTGTCGGATGCGTACCGGAAGCTGTATCCCGACACGCAGCGCTTCTCGTGGTGGGACTACCGGATGCTGGCCTTCCCGAAGAACCGGGGCCTGCGCATCGACCACCTGTACGTGTCCGCGCAGCTGGTGCCTCGACTGACGGGGGCGGACACGGACCGGGAGGCTCGCAAGGGCAAGCAGCCCTCGGACCATGCGCCGGTGTGGCTGGAGCTTCGGGACTGA
- a CDS encoding tetratricopeptide repeat protein, which translates to MSPRTRKAPRRTLGFTLPPTLKKALLPSCLAALGLAAWSDVPIPAAWRPWVALAEQQVRTAPRPAPVSGTSQGFTTAPLPLPAHAPEVPRENLEPAPRPAPEDALAMSHEHTRRVDHLSRARSLKDLGDVSGALTEVRRALHDDPADTDALAMAARLARLHGQLEVALVAYARLGNLVPEEAGALVQQARLLVSQGRHAEAVRVGEEAVLRAPEDAEVYQVLGRAHLGAGELSAAILRFQQAVHLDPEHGYALNNLGFAYLRAGEDAKAAEVLAQAAQLLPHVAYVHNNLGVAWERLGKKDEARAAYATATRLSPRYVQARVNVDRLNRVAQADLGSPGLGAQEVPALSAQ; encoded by the coding sequence ATGAGCCCGAGGACGAGGAAGGCCCCCCGCCGCACCCTGGGTTTCACCCTGCCCCCCACGCTGAAGAAGGCACTGCTGCCCTCGTGCCTCGCCGCGCTGGGCCTGGCCGCATGGAGCGACGTCCCCATTCCGGCCGCCTGGCGCCCGTGGGTCGCCCTCGCGGAGCAGCAGGTGCGCACCGCGCCCAGGCCCGCCCCCGTGAGCGGCACGAGCCAAGGCTTCACCACCGCGCCCCTGCCCCTCCCGGCCCATGCCCCGGAGGTGCCGCGGGAGAACCTGGAGCCCGCGCCGCGCCCCGCGCCCGAGGACGCCCTGGCGATGTCGCATGAGCACACGCGCCGGGTGGACCACCTGAGCCGCGCGCGCTCCCTGAAGGACCTGGGCGACGTGTCCGGCGCGCTCACCGAGGTGCGCCGCGCATTGCATGACGACCCGGCCGACACGGACGCGCTCGCGATGGCCGCGCGGCTGGCCCGCCTCCACGGCCAGCTGGAGGTCGCGCTCGTCGCCTACGCCCGACTGGGCAACCTGGTGCCCGAGGAGGCTGGGGCGCTCGTCCAGCAGGCTCGCTTGCTCGTGTCCCAGGGGCGCCACGCGGAGGCCGTGCGCGTGGGTGAGGAGGCGGTGCTCCGCGCCCCGGAGGACGCGGAGGTGTACCAGGTGCTCGGACGCGCGCACCTGGGCGCGGGCGAGCTGAGCGCGGCCATCCTCCGCTTCCAGCAGGCGGTCCACCTGGACCCCGAGCATGGCTACGCCCTCAACAACCTCGGGTTCGCGTACCTGCGAGCCGGAGAGGACGCGAAGGCCGCCGAGGTGCTCGCCCAGGCCGCGCAACTGCTGCCCCACGTGGCCTACGTGCACAACAACCTGGGCGTGGCCTGGGAGCGGCTCGGGAAGAAGGACGAAGCCCGCGCCGCGTACGCGACCGCCACCCGGCTGTCGCCTCGCTACGTCCAGGCCCGCGTCAACGTGGACCGGCTCAACCGCGTGGCCCAGGCGGACCTGGGCTCGCCTGGGCTTGGGGCCCAGGAAGTCCCGGCCCTCTCCGCGCAGTGA